Sequence from the Bacillus mesophilus genome:
CTTCACCGACATGTAGTGGTGATTTAGGTTCAATATCAACCATTGACTTTAAAGTTTTCCATACAGCCTCAAATGGATTAGACATTTTACACCTCCATCTATTTAGCATCTCTTATTATGATTTGTAACAGAAGAAACAAATTCCAAAATTATTATATTTATCTAGAAATTAAAGTGGACCACAGGGACAGGTACAGTGTCCCTAGCCAACACTTCTATAACGTACTGGCTTACTGATCGTGTCACCTAATAGGCTCTTTAGATCATTGCCGGTTGGATTCTGGAATACTTTCAGTTCGAACTCACTGGCAACTGCTAGTAAGTGGTCGAAAATATCAGATTGAATGGATTCATGCGCTTCCCACCTAATATCTTTTGTAAAGGCATAGATTTCAATGGGTAATCCATGTTCACTAGGAGGCAGTTGTCTGACTAGTAATGTCATGTCTTGGTTAATGCCTGGATGAGATTTTAGGTAATTTTGAATATAGACTCTAAACATGCCGATATTCGTAAGCGATCTTCCATTTACCTTGTTTTCCTCATACATTTCAAACCTCGTATTGTACTCAGAGATTTCTCTTTCTTTATGTGTGACATAATCCGTTAGATAATGAATTTGTTTGCACTTTTCTAGCATGGTCCCAGAACAAAAAGAGATACTACTGGTATCAAGCAAGATCGATCGCTTGATTCGGCGTCCTCCTGAACTTTCCATTCCTCTCCAGTTGATAAAGGAATCTGATATGAGAGCATAGCTTGGTACACTCGTGATGGTCTTATCAAAGTTTTGAACCATTACCGTATTCAAGGAGATATCAATGATATTTCCATCGGCTCCGTACTTCGGCATCTCAATCCAATCTCCAACGCGAACCATATCATTGGCTGCTAGCTGGATGCCTGCCACAAGTCCTAATAGCGAATCTTTAAACACTAACATCAGTACAGCTGAGAGAGCACCTATTCCACTTAATAAAATGAGCGGACTCTCACCCATTAGGTTCGAAATGACAAGGAGCCCTCCTAGTGTTAACACAATAATATTAACTACTTGAATGTACCCTTTGATTGGCTTCGTTTTTGAGATTTCATAGGTTTGGTAAATATCATTCACTGTTGTTAATAAGGCCTGAAACACCATTAATCCAACAACGATTATATAGGTGACAGCTGCCTTCTCGATGATCATTTGATAATCTGGCAATGTGGTAGCAAAATAATAAATGATTATCGCCGGTACAATATGAGATAGCTTATCAAACACCCTTCTCTTCAACACCATCGATGCACGTGGAAATTTGCTGTTGGTTACAAAATGAGTAATGAGTCGAATTACTACCTTTTTCGATATGAAATTAGCCATGATACAGATTAATCCTATAAATAAAATCATCATTGTCATAGAAAGATATTTTGCTAAAACTGGAGCAAACTCCATCTCTATTAACCAGTTTTGAACATATTTCATTTATTTTCCTCCTTCTGTAGCAACACCTGGATGAGTAACATTTAAACAGAAAAGAAACCAATTTCGACAGTCCACTTGTCCAATTAGCTTTTCTTCAGATATATGGTGATTGTTGTCCAGATATAACTCATGGGTGGAAAAAGGTTTGTAATTTGTTGCTATCTTGTTTAGTGGATAGAAAGTGAAGATCATAGATCACTAGACTATGGTTTAGTACACTCTTAGCTAGCATCGTCAGTCAACTGGGACAAGGTACCTGTCCCCATGTCCCTGAAAAATTTAACACTTCTAAATATTCTTAAAGTGTTTCTACTATTCCGGTGATAAACTAATAGAGAACAAAAAAATTAACCATAATGGGAGAGTTACAATGATAGGACCATTTAATCCACTATCAGCTGAATTTCAAGAAGATCGTTATGAGGTATTGAAGAAGTATCGCGAACAAGAACCTGTTCACGGAAGTCCGGAAAAAGTACTATCAG
This genomic interval carries:
- a CDS encoding mechanosensitive ion channel family protein, with protein sequence MKYVQNWLIEMEFAPVLAKYLSMTMMILFIGLICIMANFISKKVVIRLITHFVTNSKFPRASMVLKRRVFDKLSHIVPAIIIYYFATTLPDYQMIIEKAAVTYIIVVGLMVFQALLTTVNDIYQTYEISKTKPIKGYIQVVNIIVLTLGGLLVISNLMGESPLILLSGIGALSAVLMLVFKDSLLGLVAGIQLAANDMVRVGDWIEMPKYGADGNIIDISLNTVMVQNFDKTITSVPSYALISDSFINWRGMESSGGRRIKRSILLDTSSISFCSGTMLEKCKQIHYLTDYVTHKEREISEYNTRFEMYEENKVNGRSLTNIGMFRVYIQNYLKSHPGINQDMTLLVRQLPPSEHGLPIEIYAFTKDIRWEAHESIQSDIFDHLLAVASEFELKVFQNPTGNDLKSLLGDTISKPVRYRSVG